A genome region from Arachis duranensis cultivar V14167 chromosome 6, aradu.V14167.gnm2.J7QH, whole genome shotgun sequence includes the following:
- the LOC107495088 gene encoding LOW QUALITY PROTEIN: transcription factor UNE10 (The sequence of the model RefSeq protein was modified relative to this genomic sequence to represent the inferred CDS: substituted 1 base at 1 genomic stop codon) — MSQCVPSWEVEDTNPPPPRPSLRSNSNSTIPDVPMLDYEVAELTWENGQLSMHGLGFPRVPTKSSAVTTTANKYTWEKPRASGTLESIVNQATTTPQNAKSTTFHGFGGGGNGGGVYENLLVPWVDPHRVPATVISPGTSNTMTMDALVPCSNRVEEQRTPQVMDSISGGLGPCMAGRTTRMGSGDAKDGGALEKRAAMVRRVPAPTVSAHEMSSRDQSVSGSATFGRESRHVTLDTCEREFGVGFTTSTSMGSPENTSSAKQCTKTNTIDDHDSVCHSDXNLKKKETGKSSLSTKRSRAAAIHNQSERKRRDKINQRMKTLQKLVPNSSKTDKASMLDEVIEYLKQLQAQVQMVNRINMSSMMLPMTMQQQLQMSMMAPMGMGMGMGMGMGMAGMGMGMDMNTLSRTNIPPGIPPVLHPSPFMPMPSWDAAATATAAAATGAADRLQGPTPSAMPDHLSSFFGCPSQPMSMDAYSRIAAMYQQLQHQQPPPSGSNKT, encoded by the exons ATGAGCCAGTGTGTTCCCAGCTGGGAGGTGGAGGATACCAATCCACCGCCCCCAAGACCCTCTCTACGTTCCAACTCCAACTCAACCATCCCTGACGTTCCCAT GTTAGACTATGAAGTCGCAGAACTAACATGGGAAAATGGACAGCTATCAATGCATGGGTTAGGGTTCCCGCGAGTGCCGACGAAATCCTCGGCGGTTACAACAACCGCCAATAAGTACACATGGGAAAAGCCTCGTGCAAGTGGCACATTGGAATCCATAGTCAACCAAGCAACTACCACACCCCAAAACGCCAAATCAACAACCTTCCACGGTTTCGGCGGTGGTGGCAACGGAGGCGGTGTCTATGAAAATCTGTTAGTCCCGTGGGTTGATCCCCACCGTGTCCCGGCCACCGTTATTTCTCCGGGAACTTCAAACACCATGACCATGGACGCGCTGGTACCGTGCTCAAACCGGGTAGAGGAGCAAAGAACGCCGCAAGTTATGGACTCCATCTCCGGAGGGCTTGGACCGTGCATGGCGGGTCGCACCACACGTATGGGCAGCGGTGATGCCAAAGATGGAGGCGCCCTTGAAAAGCGCGCCGCCATGGTGAGACGTGTGCCGGCACCGACGGTGTCGGCACATGAGATGAGTAGCAGGGATCAGAGTGTGAGTGGCAGCGCCACCTTTGGGAGGGAAAGCCGGCACGTGACACTTGACACGTGCGAGAGGGAGTTCGGAGTGGGTTTCACTACTTCGACGTCGATGGGGTCGCCGGAAAATACAAGCTCTGCAAAGCAGTGCACCAAGACCAACACCATTGACGACCATGATTCCGTTTGCCACA GTGATTAAAATCTT aagaagaaagaaactgGAAAATCTTCTCTGTCCACTAAAAGGAGTAGAGCCGCAGCTATACACAACCAATCTGAAAGG AAAAGGAGGGATAAGATAAACCAAAGGATGAAGACATTGCAAAAGCTGGTCCCAAATTCTAGCAAG ACGGACAAAGCTTCAATGTTGGATGAAGTGATAGAATATCTTAAACAGTTGCAAGCACAAGTGCAGATGGTGAACAggatcaacatgtcatccatgATGCTTCCCATGACCATGCAACAACAGCTTCAAATGTCAATGATGGCTCCCATGGGCATGGGAATGGGGATGGGCATGGGCATGGGCATGGCGGGGATGGGCATGGGGATGGATATGAACACCCTTAGTCGCACTAATATCCCTCCTGGAATCCCTCCAGTCCTCCACCCTTCTCCCTTCATGCCTATGCCTTCTTGGGATGCTGCTGCTACCGCCACTGCTGCCGCCGCAACTGGAGCTGCCGACCGACTTCAAGGACCTACACCCTCCGCCATGCCTGATCATTTATCCTCATTTTTCGGATGTCCATCACAG CCCATGAGCATGGATGCCTACAGTAGGATTGCCGCCATGTACCAGCAGCTTCAGCACCAACAACCTCCCCCTTCAGGTTCCAATAAGACCTGA